In Paraburkholderia flava, one genomic interval encodes:
- the serC gene encoding 3-phosphoserine/phosphohydroxythreonine transaminase has protein sequence MRVFNFSAGPAALPEEVLRQAAAEMLDWQGSGMSVMEMSHRGKEFSSIHEAALLDLRELLAVPASHHILFLQGGGLGENAIVPMNLMGSKPRADFVVTGSWSQKSLNEARKYGTAHLAATGQTADGFTRAPGRAEWQLSDDPAYVHLCTNETIHGVETFDIPDMGGIPLVADASSHILSRPMDIAKYGVLFGGAQKNIGMAGVTVVIVREDMLERAMPICPSAFEWKTVATNNSMYNTPPTYAIYIAGLVFKWLKQQGGLPAIEARNLEKSKLLYDTIDASSFYLNKVERGSRSRMNVPFFLADESRNEDFLAGAKARGLVQLKGHKSVGGMRASIYNAVPLEGVKALVEYMKEFERREA, from the coding sequence ATGCGCGTCTTCAATTTTTCCGCCGGACCGGCTGCTTTGCCCGAAGAGGTATTGCGTCAGGCCGCCGCCGAAATGCTCGACTGGCAAGGCAGCGGCATGAGCGTGATGGAAATGAGCCATCGCGGAAAAGAATTCTCGTCGATCCACGAAGCCGCGCTGCTCGATCTGCGCGAACTGCTCGCCGTGCCGGCGAGCCACCATATCCTGTTTCTGCAAGGCGGCGGCCTCGGCGAAAACGCGATCGTGCCGATGAACCTGATGGGTTCGAAGCCGCGTGCCGATTTCGTCGTCACGGGTTCGTGGTCGCAGAAGTCGCTCAACGAAGCGCGCAAGTACGGTACGGCCCATCTCGCCGCGACCGGCCAGACGGCAGACGGTTTCACCCGCGCGCCCGGCCGTGCCGAGTGGCAGCTCTCCGACGATCCGGCCTACGTCCATCTGTGTACGAACGAGACGATCCACGGCGTCGAGACTTTCGATATCCCCGATATGGGCGGCATCCCGCTCGTCGCCGATGCGTCGTCGCACATTCTGTCGCGTCCGATGGACATCGCGAAGTACGGCGTGCTGTTCGGCGGTGCGCAGAAGAACATCGGCATGGCCGGCGTCACGGTCGTGATCGTGCGCGAGGACATGCTTGAACGCGCGATGCCGATCTGTCCGTCGGCGTTCGAATGGAAGACCGTCGCGACCAACAATTCGATGTACAACACGCCGCCCACCTACGCGATCTACATCGCGGGGCTCGTGTTCAAGTGGTTGAAGCAGCAGGGCGGCCTGCCTGCGATCGAAGCGCGCAATCTCGAGAAGTCGAAACTGCTGTACGACACGATCGATGCGAGCAGCTTTTATCTGAACAAGGTCGAGCGCGGATCGCGGTCGAGGATGAACGTACCGTTCTTCCTCGCCGACGAATCACGCAACGAAGATTTTCTGGCCGGCGCGAAAGCGCGCGGGCTGGTGCAGCTGAAGGGCCACAAGTCCGTCGGCGGCATGCGGGCGTCGATTTACAACGCGGTGCCACTCGAAGGCGTCAAAGCGCTCGTCGAGTACATGAAGGAATTCGAACGGCGCGAGGCCTGA
- the ubiG gene encoding bifunctional 2-polyprenyl-6-hydroxyphenol methylase/3-demethylubiquinol 3-O-methyltransferase UbiG has product MTNADPHELQKFSDLAHRWWDPNAEFKPLHELNPVRLKWIDTHAGLAGKRVLDIGCGGGILSESMAGLGAIVKGIDLSTQALGVADLHSLESGVTVEYEEIAAEALAAREPATYDVVTCMEMLEHVPEPAAVVAACATLVKPGGWVFFSTLNRNVKSYLFAVVGAEYIAQMLPKGTHDYARFIRPSELAGFVRVAGLQTQDIKGITYRPLSKHFSLSDDTSVNYMLACRREA; this is encoded by the coding sequence ATGACCAATGCCGATCCCCACGAGCTACAGAAATTCAGCGATCTCGCCCATCGCTGGTGGGACCCGAATGCCGAGTTCAAACCGCTGCACGAACTGAATCCCGTCCGGCTCAAATGGATCGACACGCACGCAGGCCTTGCCGGCAAACGCGTGCTCGACATCGGCTGCGGCGGCGGCATCCTGTCGGAGTCGATGGCTGGGCTGGGCGCGATCGTGAAGGGCATCGACCTGTCGACGCAAGCACTCGGCGTCGCGGACCTTCATAGCCTCGAGAGCGGCGTCACCGTCGAATACGAAGAGATCGCGGCCGAAGCGCTCGCCGCACGCGAACCCGCTACGTACGACGTCGTCACCTGCATGGAAATGCTCGAGCACGTACCCGAGCCGGCCGCCGTGGTCGCCGCCTGCGCGACGCTCGTCAAGCCGGGAGGCTGGGTGTTCTTCTCCACGCTCAACCGCAACGTGAAGTCGTACCTGTTCGCCGTGGTCGGCGCCGAGTACATCGCGCAGATGCTGCCGAAGGGCACACACGATTACGCGCGATTCATCCGACCGTCGGAGCTCGCGGGTTTCGTCCGCGTCGCGGGCTTGCAGACGCAGGACATCAAAGGCATCACGTACCGGCCGCTCAGCAAACACTTCTCGCTATCCGACGACACCAGCGTGAACTACATGCTCGCGTGCCGTCGCGAAGCCTGA
- the pheA gene encoding prephenate dehydratase: MDDDLNSRLKPLRERIDAIDAQLIALLNQRASVALEVGEVKKHFNAPVFRPEREQQVIARLQGMSEGPLAEEHISAIWREIMAASRSLEQTIRAAYLGPVGTYSEQAMHEYFGQSIEGLPCPSIDEVFRSVEAGAAEFGVVPVENSTEGAVSRTLDLLLQSSLLIGGELALPIHHNLLTSTGSLTGVTRVCAHPQALAQCQRWLATNAPHLEPQAVSSNAEAARLAATDPTVAAIAGDRAATHYGLQVAYSLIQDDPHNRTRFLMIGKEPAGVSGRDRTSLIFSVKNEPGAVFRMLEPLARHGVSMTRFESRPARIDKWEYYFYIDVEGHRDDPAVTAALGELEQKAAFLKILGSYPRAR; this comes from the coding sequence ATGGACGACGATCTCAATTCAAGACTCAAACCGCTGCGCGAACGCATCGATGCGATCGACGCGCAGCTCATCGCGCTTCTCAACCAGCGGGCGTCGGTTGCGCTCGAAGTCGGTGAGGTAAAGAAGCATTTCAACGCGCCCGTGTTCCGCCCGGAGCGCGAGCAGCAGGTCATCGCGCGTCTGCAGGGCATGAGCGAGGGCCCGCTCGCGGAGGAACACATCAGCGCGATCTGGCGCGAGATCATGGCCGCGAGCCGCTCGCTCGAACAGACCATCCGCGCGGCGTACCTCGGGCCGGTCGGCACGTATAGCGAACAGGCGATGCACGAATACTTCGGTCAGTCGATCGAAGGTCTGCCGTGTCCGTCGATCGACGAAGTGTTTCGCTCCGTCGAAGCGGGTGCTGCCGAGTTCGGCGTCGTGCCGGTCGAAAATTCGACCGAAGGCGCGGTGTCGCGCACGCTCGATCTGCTGCTGCAATCGTCGCTGCTGATCGGCGGCGAACTGGCGCTGCCGATTCACCACAATCTGTTGACATCGACCGGTAGTCTGACGGGCGTCACGCGCGTCTGCGCGCATCCGCAGGCACTCGCGCAATGTCAGCGCTGGCTCGCCACGAATGCACCGCATCTCGAGCCGCAGGCGGTATCGAGCAATGCCGAGGCCGCACGTCTTGCCGCTACCGATCCCACGGTCGCCGCGATCGCCGGCGATCGTGCCGCGACGCATTACGGCCTGCAGGTCGCGTACTCGCTGATCCAGGATGATCCGCACAACCGCACGCGTTTCCTGATGATCGGCAAGGAGCCGGCGGGTGTCAGCGGTCGCGATCGCACGTCGCTGATCTTCTCGGTCAAGAACGAGCCGGGCGCTGTGTTCCGGATGCTCGAACCGCTCGCGCGGCACGGCGTGTCGATGACGCGTTTCGAATCGCGGCCCGCGCGGATCGACAAGTGGGAGTATTACTTCTACATCGACGTCGAAGGCCATCGCGACGACCCGGCCGTGACGGCCGCGCTCGGCGAGCTCGAACAGAAAGCGGCTTTCCTGAAGATTCTCGGCTCGTATCCGCGCGCTCGCTGA
- the gyrA gene encoding DNA gyrase subunit A produces the protein MDQFAKETLPISLEEEMRRSYIEYAMSVIVGRALPDVRDGLKPVHRRVLYAMHELNNDWNRAYKKSARIVGDVIGKYHPHGDSAVYETIVRMAQHFSLRYMLVDGQGNFGSVDGDNAAAMRYTEIRMAKIGHELLADIDKETVDFQPNYDGSENEPTILPARIPNLLINGSSGIAVGMATNIPPHNLNEVVDACQHLLKNPDATIDELIEIIPAPDFPTAGIIYGVAGVRDGYRTGRGRVVMRATTHFEEIDRGQRMAIIVDELPYQVNKRSLQERMAELVNEKKIEGISDIRDESDKSGMRLVIELKRGEVPEVVLNNLYKSTQLQDTFGMNMVALVDNQPKLLNLKEMLVHFLAHRREVLTRRTVYELRKARERGHVLEGLAVALANIDEFIAIIKAAPTPPIARQELMARSWDSSLVREMLTRAEADNASAGGGAAYRPEGLNPAFGMQGDGLYRLSDTQAQEILQMRLQRLTGLEQDKIIGEYREVMAQIADLLDILARPERITAIIVDELAAIKAEFGDARRSKIEMNATDLNTEDLITPQDMVVTMSHAGYVKSQPLSEYRAQKRGGRGKQATSMKEDDWIDTLFIANTHDHILCFSNRGRVYWVKVYEVPQGSRNSRGRPIVNMFPLQEGEKITVVLPVKEFSADKFVFMATALGTVKKTPLEAFSRPLRKGIIAVGLDDGDYLIGAAITDGQHDVMLFSDSGKAVRFDENDVRPMGREARGVRGMQLDESQQVIALLVAGDEQQSVLTATENGYGKRTPIIEYTRHGRGTKGMIAIQTSERNGKVVAATLVDQEAQIMLITTTGVLIRTRVSEIREMGRATQGVTLISLDEGTKLSGLQQVAEADADGDVENGENGEEGGAA, from the coding sequence ATGGATCAATTCGCCAAAGAGACTCTGCCCATCTCCCTAGAGGAGGAAATGCGCCGCTCGTACATCGAGTACGCGATGAGCGTGATCGTGGGGCGCGCACTTCCCGATGTCCGCGATGGCCTGAAGCCGGTGCACCGGCGCGTGCTGTACGCGATGCACGAACTGAACAACGACTGGAACCGGGCGTACAAGAAGTCGGCGCGTATCGTCGGCGACGTAATCGGTAAATACCACCCGCACGGCGACTCGGCGGTTTACGAGACCATCGTCCGGATGGCGCAGCACTTCTCGCTGCGCTACATGCTGGTGGACGGGCAAGGCAATTTCGGGTCGGTCGACGGCGACAACGCCGCCGCGATGCGGTACACCGAAATCCGCATGGCGAAGATCGGCCATGAACTGCTCGCCGACATCGACAAGGAAACGGTCGATTTTCAACCGAACTACGACGGCAGCGAAAACGAGCCGACGATTCTCCCGGCCCGCATTCCCAATCTGCTGATCAATGGTTCGTCGGGTATCGCGGTCGGCATGGCGACCAACATCCCGCCGCACAACCTCAACGAAGTCGTCGACGCTTGCCAGCATCTGCTGAAGAATCCGGATGCCACGATCGACGAACTGATCGAGATCATCCCGGCTCCCGATTTCCCGACGGCCGGCATCATCTACGGCGTCGCCGGCGTGCGCGACGGTTATCGCACCGGGCGCGGCCGCGTCGTGATGCGCGCGACGACCCACTTCGAGGAAATCGACCGCGGCCAGCGGATGGCGATCATCGTCGACGAGCTGCCGTACCAGGTCAACAAGCGCTCTCTGCAGGAGCGGATGGCCGAACTGGTCAACGAAAAGAAGATCGAGGGCATCTCCGACATCCGCGACGAATCCGACAAGAGCGGCATGCGTCTCGTGATCGAACTGAAGCGCGGCGAAGTGCCCGAGGTCGTTCTCAACAATCTGTACAAGTCGACCCAGCTGCAGGACACGTTCGGCATGAACATGGTCGCGCTGGTCGACAACCAGCCGAAGCTGCTGAACCTGAAGGAAATGCTCGTGCATTTCCTGGCGCATCGTCGCGAAGTGCTGACGCGGCGCACTGTATACGAGCTGCGCAAGGCGCGCGAACGCGGTCACGTGCTCGAAGGTCTGGCGGTTGCGCTCGCGAACATCGACGAGTTCATCGCGATCATCAAGGCGGCGCCGACGCCGCCGATCGCTCGCCAGGAGCTGATGGCGCGTTCGTGGGATTCGTCGCTCGTGCGCGAGATGCTGACGCGGGCCGAGGCCGACAACGCGTCGGCCGGCGGCGGCGCGGCGTATCGTCCGGAAGGGCTGAACCCGGCGTTCGGGATGCAGGGCGATGGCCTGTACCGGTTGTCGGATACGCAGGCGCAGGAAATTCTGCAGATGCGTCTGCAGCGCCTCACCGGGCTCGAGCAGGACAAGATCATTGGCGAGTATCGCGAGGTGATGGCGCAGATTGCCGACCTGCTCGATATCCTCGCGCGTCCGGAACGGATCACGGCAATCATCGTCGACGAACTCGCTGCGATCAAGGCGGAATTCGGCGACGCGCGTCGCTCGAAGATCGAGATGAACGCGACCGATCTGAACACGGAAGACCTGATCACGCCGCAGGACATGGTCGTCACGATGTCGCACGCGGGCTACGTCAAGTCGCAGCCGCTGTCCGAATACCGCGCGCAGAAGCGCGGCGGTCGCGGCAAGCAGGCGACGTCGATGAAGGAAGACGACTGGATCGACACGCTCTTCATCGCCAATACGCACGACCACATCCTGTGCTTCTCGAACCGTGGCCGTGTCTATTGGGTCAAGGTGTACGAAGTGCCGCAAGGTTCGCGGAATTCCCGCGGCCGTCCGATCGTCAATATGTTCCCGCTGCAGGAAGGCGAAAAGATCACGGTTGTGCTGCCGGTCAAGGAATTTTCGGCAGACAAGTTCGTCTTTATGGCGACCGCGTTAGGAACGGTAAAAAAGACGCCGCTCGAAGCCTTTAGCCGGCCGCTGCGCAAGGGTATTATTGCGGTCGGTCTCGACGACGGCGATTACCTGATCGGCGCCGCGATCACCGACGGTCAGCACGACGTGATGCTGTTCTCGGATTCGGGCAAGGCAGTGCGCTTCGACGAGAACGACGTCCGGCCGATGGGCCGCGAGGCTCGCGGCGTGCGCGGCATGCAGCTCGACGAAAGTCAGCAGGTCATCGCGCTGCTGGTTGCCGGCGACGAGCAGCAGTCGGTGCTGACGGCAACCGAGAACGGCTACGGCAAGCGCACGCCGATTATCGAATACACACGTCATGGTCGCGGAACGAAGGGAATGATCGCGATCCAGACATCCGAGCGCAACGGCAAGGTGGTCGCCGCGACGCTCGTCGATCAGGAAGCGCAGATCATGCTGATCACGACGACGGGTGTGCTGATCCGTACGCGCGTGTCGGAGATCCGCGAGATGGGCCGTGCAACGCAAGGTGTTACACTCATCAGCCTTGACGAGGGTACGAAGCTTTCGGGTCTGCAGCAGGTCGCGGAAGCCGATGCGGATGGCGATGTCGAAAATGGCGAGAACGGTGAGGAAGGTGGCGCGGCGTGA
- the gph gene encoding phosphoglycolate phosphatase (PGP is an essential enzyme in the glycolate salvage pathway in higher organisms (photorespiration in plants). Phosphoglycolate results from the oxidase activity of RubisCO in the Calvin cycle when concentrations of carbon dioxide are low relative to oxygen. This enzyme is a member of the Haloacid Dehalogenase (HAD) superfamily of aspartate-nucleophile hydrolase enzymes (PF00702).), with protein sequence MSDPTPLPQREGDDASIGLCQAVLFDLDGTLADTAPDLAAAVNKMRHERGLEMVPLEQLRPLASAGARGLIGGAFGIGPDDHNFADMRAEFIANYEADLCIETTLFPGVDAVLDDLDARGVRWGIVTNKASRLTEPLVALLGLDTRAGCVVSGDTTPHAKPHPAPLLHAARELDIKPERIVYVGDDLRDIQAGFAAGMVTVAAAYGYCGNDLPPTQWHAQYVVDSTSELLRLLREIG encoded by the coding sequence ATGAGCGACCCCACGCCCCTGCCGCAACGCGAAGGCGACGATGCATCGATCGGCCTCTGCCAGGCTGTCCTGTTCGATCTGGACGGCACGCTTGCCGACACTGCCCCCGACCTCGCCGCCGCCGTCAACAAGATGCGCCACGAGCGCGGCCTCGAGATGGTGCCGCTCGAACAACTGCGGCCACTCGCGTCGGCGGGTGCACGCGGATTGATCGGCGGTGCGTTCGGCATCGGTCCGGACGATCACAATTTTGCCGACATGCGCGCGGAGTTTATCGCGAACTACGAAGCGGATCTCTGCATCGAGACCACGCTGTTCCCCGGCGTCGATGCCGTGCTGGACGACCTCGACGCCCGCGGCGTGCGCTGGGGGATCGTCACGAACAAGGCGTCCCGGCTGACCGAACCGCTCGTCGCGCTGCTCGGTCTCGATACGCGCGCCGGCTGCGTGGTCAGCGGCGACACGACACCTCACGCGAAGCCTCATCCCGCACCGCTGCTACACGCGGCTCGCGAGCTCGACATAAAACCGGAACGGATCGTCTACGTCGGCGACGACCTGCGCGACATACAGGCCGGCTTCGCGGCCGGCATGGTCACCGTGGCGGCCGCATACGGCTACTGCGGCAACGATCTGCCGCCTACCCAATGGCACGCGCAATACGTCGTCGATTCGACGTCGGAACTGTTGCGGCTACTGCGCGAGATCGGCTGA
- the ompA gene encoding outer membrane protein OmpA: MNKLSKLAFIAATAVMAASASAQSVPASRQAVNDNWVNGTGEYVWMNGTNELCWRDAFWTPATANAKCDGALVAQAPTPPAQSPVAPAITSQKITYQADALFDFDKAILKPTGKAKLDDLASKIQGVNLEVVVATGYTDRIGSDKYNDRLSLRRAQAVKAYLVSRGIEANRIYTEGKGKRNPVTTGCNQKNRKQLIACLAPDRRVEVEVVGTSKQ; encoded by the coding sequence ATGAATAAACTTTCAAAGCTCGCGTTCATTGCAGCTACCGCGGTAATGGCTGCATCGGCTTCGGCACAATCGGTGCCGGCATCGCGACAAGCCGTGAACGACAACTGGGTGAACGGCACGGGCGAATACGTGTGGATGAACGGCACGAACGAGCTTTGCTGGCGCGACGCGTTCTGGACGCCGGCAACGGCAAACGCGAAGTGCGATGGCGCACTGGTCGCCCAGGCTCCGACGCCGCCGGCTCAATCGCCGGTTGCTCCTGCGATCACAAGCCAGAAGATCACGTATCAAGCGGACGCTCTGTTCGACTTCGACAAGGCTATCCTGAAGCCGACTGGCAAGGCCAAGCTTGACGACCTCGCCTCGAAGATCCAGGGCGTGAACCTCGAAGTCGTCGTGGCAACGGGTTACACCGACCGCATCGGCTCGGACAAGTACAACGACCGTCTGTCGCTGCGCCGTGCTCAAGCTGTGAAGGCATACCTGGTCAGCCGTGGCATCGAAGCCAACCGCATCTACACGGAAGGCAAGGGCAAGCGTAACCCGGTTACGACGGGCTGCAACCAGAAGAACCGCAAGCAACTCATCGCCTGCCTCGCACCGGATCGTCGCGTGGAAGTCGAAGTTGTCGGTACTTCGAAGCAGTAA
- a CDS encoding DUF2059 domain-containing protein, which produces MQKRFKQLMVLAAFLPTLAMAQALQSQAPASAPAAAPVDPAKQAAIKDLLDAIDAQKLVGAIGNSAQMQAKQLVPAILSDALSENKTLTDKQKQASVPTLQKNAVPKLVDGAGQVFATDGFRQDAMQAQYDAYAKYYSTSEIKDLTTFYKSPTGRKFIQVQDQVGRDVVNGLMQKYMPQSIKATRDQADKEVASVKPAK; this is translated from the coding sequence ATGCAAAAACGATTCAAACAGTTGATGGTGCTTGCTGCTTTCTTGCCGACCCTCGCAATGGCCCAGGCGCTGCAGAGCCAGGCTCCGGCATCCGCCCCGGCGGCGGCGCCGGTTGATCCGGCCAAGCAGGCCGCGATCAAGGATCTTCTGGATGCAATCGACGCACAGAAGCTCGTCGGCGCGATCGGCAACAGCGCGCAGATGCAAGCCAAGCAACTGGTCCCGGCGATCCTGTCGGATGCGCTGTCGGAAAACAAGACGCTGACCGACAAGCAGAAGCAGGCTTCCGTCCCGACGCTGCAAAAGAACGCTGTGCCGAAGCTGGTTGACGGCGCAGGTCAGGTCTTCGCAACGGACGGCTTCCGTCAGGATGCGATGCAGGCTCAGTACGACGCGTACGCGAAGTACTACAGCACGTCGGAAATCAAGGATCTGACGACGTTCTACAAGAGCCCGACGGGCCGCAAGTTCATCCAGGTGCAAGACCAGGTGGGCCGCGACGTCGTGAACGGTCTGATGCAGAAGTACATGCCGCAATCGATCAAGGCAACGCGCGACCAGGCCGACAAGGAAGTCGCGTCGGTCAAGCCGGCCAAGTAA